One Cryptomeria japonica chromosome 9, Sugi_1.0, whole genome shotgun sequence genomic window carries:
- the LOC131038344 gene encoding uncharacterized protein LOC131038344, protein MPKGTSSHRLASRNFRSSPYPLNHGKDEESVCNSSETEDTPLKNDWEDAVCPICMHSPHNAVLLLCSSHKKGCRSYMCDTSYRHSNCLDQFQKAYEASSSDHSVGISTSTSSQPATLSRSEGDSLERDGMDTETGRYFHTRAMVSSGENGNIVEGILSDSGLSSNRSFDKHGIPALVCPLCRGNVEGFTVVESARKYLNAKTRSCAQESCSFVGTYDELRKHARHEHPHARPSEVDPDQQRKWRRMEQQRELGDVLSTIRSEIPGGMVFGDYVVEDDNNENEGDDMGMDLPGDESNWLTVFFLFQVFEPTSALRSGRNSSPRRRGLARFFQRVGPDSATRQRRLWGENFEGNGGAETNISSSSDAGENGGNLATRRRRSWRR, encoded by the coding sequence ATGCCCAAAGGTACTAGTAGCCATCGTTTGGCTTCACGGAATTTTAGATCGTCTCCTTACCCTTTGAATCATGGTAAGGATGAGGAATCAGTATGTAATTCTTCTGAGACCGAGGATACTCCATTGAAAAATGATTGGGAAGATGCAGTATGTCCCATTTGTATGCACTCCCCTCACAATGCAGTTCTTCTTTTATGCTCTTCTCATAAGAAAGGATGCCGTTCTTATATGTGTGACACTAGCTATAGGCACTCAAATTGTCTAGATCAATTTCAGAAAGCATACGAGGCAAGTAGTTCAGATCATTCGGTGGGAATCAGTACTAGTACAAGCTCTCAGCCAGCAACCCTTTCAAGATCAGAAGGTGATAGTTTGGAAAGGGATGGTATGGATACAGAAACTGGCAGATATTTTCATACAAGAGCTATGGTTTCTAGCGGGGAAAATGGAAATATTGTAGAAGGCATACTATCAGATTCAGGATTGTCATCCAATAGATCATTTGATAAACACGGAATACCAGCACTAGTCTGCCCACTTTGTAGAGGAAATGTTGAAGGTTTTACTGTTGTTGAGTCAGCTCGCAAATATTTGAATGCCAAGACAAGAAGTTGTGCTCAGGAATCCTGTTCGTTTGTTGGGACTTATGATGAGCTTCGAAAGCATGCAAGACATGAACATCCACATGCTAGGCCCTCTGAAGTAGATCCTGATCAGCAACGGAAGTGGCGAAGAATGGAGCAACAACGAGAACTTGGAGATGTCCTTAGCACTATTAGGTCAGAAATACCTGGTGGCATGGTGTTTGGGGACTATGTAGTTGAAGATGATAACAATGAAAATGAAGGTGATGACATGGGGATGGACTTGCCTGGTGATGAGAGCAATTGGTTGACAGTTTTCTTTCTCTTTCAAGTTTTTGAACCAACAAGTGCTTTAAGAAGTGGCAGGAATTCATCTCCTCGCCGGAGAGGTCTTGCAAGGTTCTTTCAGCGTGTAGGACCAGATTCTGCTACAAGGCAGCGTCGTCTATGGGGAGAGAATTTTGAAGGCAATGGTGGTGCCGAGACTAATATATCTAGCAGCAGTGATGCAGGAGAAAATGGTGGTAATTTGGCAACAAGGAGACGTAGAAGTTGGCGCAGGTGA